The following coding sequences lie in one Changpingibacter yushuensis genomic window:
- the nusG gene encoding transcription termination/antitermination protein NusG, which produces MPEDTLEPKDVSGEEATEAVESAEETAAELTEESAEAEVPATEAPAASSDAGDEAPATEDEVRAQLLGLPGRWYVLHTYSGYEKRVKQDLEVRIQTMNMEDFIFQIEVPMESVFEIRRGQRKLVSRVRMPGYVVIRMDMTDDAWRVVQSTNGVTGFVGNGRTPVALTPDEVVKMLTPVIEAEAAAQAVAAGLPTGSQPETISPFEVGESVTLTSEPWAGMPATVSSVDTVNQRLTVLMTLVGQETPVELAFNQVRKED; this is translated from the coding sequence GTGCCTGAGGATACCCTCGAGCCCAAGGACGTTTCCGGTGAGGAAGCGACCGAAGCCGTAGAATCCGCCGAAGAAACGGCAGCAGAGCTTACTGAGGAATCCGCGGAAGCCGAAGTACCGGCAACCGAGGCGCCAGCAGCCAGCTCAGATGCCGGTGATGAAGCCCCAGCTACTGAAGATGAAGTGCGCGCCCAGCTCCTCGGGCTCCCGGGCCGCTGGTACGTGCTGCACACGTACTCCGGTTATGAGAAGCGCGTAAAGCAGGATCTCGAAGTCCGTATCCAGACCATGAACATGGAAGATTTCATCTTCCAGATCGAGGTCCCAATGGAAAGCGTGTTCGAAATCCGCCGTGGCCAGCGCAAGTTGGTTTCACGCGTGCGTATGCCCGGTTACGTAGTCATTCGCATGGATATGACCGACGACGCCTGGCGCGTAGTCCAGTCCACCAACGGTGTGACAGGATTCGTGGGTAACGGGCGCACTCCGGTCGCATTGACACCCGATGAGGTTGTCAAGATGCTGACGCCAGTGATCGAAGCAGAAGCTGCGGCTCAAGCAGTAGCCGCGGGCCTGCCAACTGGCAGCCAGCCAGAGACGATTTCTCCATTCGAAGTTGGCGAATCGGTCACACTTACCTCCGAACCGTGGGCCGGAATGCCCGCAACAGTTTCCTCTGTGGACACGGTAAACCAGCGTCTTACCGTGCTTATGACCCTCGTTGGCCAGGAAACTCCCGTCGAACTGGCTTTCAACCAGGTACGCAAGGAAGACTGA
- a CDS encoding phosphotransferase family protein, which produces MTLPADSAREGADLAFLTSSGAAEVLRAALGPGVVLRSWGVHSQHHRPGAGVSVGYGVVVDEPQPDGSIVRREKYLCASTAHTVPSAGVRTIATNGTDIRVWEFPEDPELPILRVACSPAHMSDLLGTPVSIELLGYRPTRRAVVKISSEIGVMAFGKVVRPTQVAALAQRYRMLTQAGVPAPLLLFDHPEGLLVTEAISGIPLANVISRGLGTQVRSMFRALERVLDALPADITRFRRRPAWSERAEHYAHAAATVLPSESTRCFAVAREVFELMAVSHPGPIVPVHGDFYEANVFVDRKLPKVTGIIDVDSMGPGHRVDDLACLLGHLSVLPHLAPDSYPKVSAELPVWLEMAERSVDPVALNARCAGVVLSLIAGAKRVDGSEWERDARGRLETSEMWLARARSWRDSQSYREARG; this is translated from the coding sequence ATGACACTTCCCGCCGACTCCGCCCGCGAAGGAGCTGACCTAGCTTTCCTTACGAGCTCTGGCGCCGCCGAGGTCCTGCGCGCAGCGTTGGGGCCAGGGGTTGTTTTACGCTCATGGGGCGTTCACTCGCAGCATCATCGTCCAGGAGCGGGAGTGAGCGTTGGATACGGCGTCGTCGTAGACGAACCTCAGCCCGACGGAAGCATAGTCCGGCGTGAGAAGTACTTATGCGCCTCAACTGCACACACCGTTCCCTCCGCTGGCGTGCGGACTATTGCCACCAACGGAACCGATATTCGTGTGTGGGAGTTTCCCGAAGACCCGGAACTGCCAATCCTGCGGGTGGCATGTTCACCAGCACACATGAGCGATTTGCTCGGCACTCCCGTCTCGATAGAGCTACTCGGATACCGCCCAACACGGCGCGCCGTTGTCAAGATCTCCTCAGAGATCGGAGTCATGGCATTTGGCAAGGTGGTGCGGCCCACGCAGGTGGCTGCGCTCGCGCAACGCTACCGTATGCTCACCCAAGCGGGAGTACCGGCCCCGCTGCTCCTTTTTGATCATCCAGAAGGGCTGCTGGTGACGGAGGCAATCAGCGGGATTCCTCTTGCAAACGTCATTTCTCGAGGTCTCGGCACGCAGGTGCGGAGCATGTTTCGCGCCCTCGAACGCGTGCTAGACGCACTTCCGGCCGACATTACGAGGTTTCGGCGCCGTCCAGCTTGGTCTGAACGCGCGGAGCACTACGCTCACGCTGCAGCTACGGTGCTGCCGTCTGAGTCCACGCGCTGTTTTGCAGTGGCCCGCGAGGTCTTTGAACTCATGGCGGTGTCACACCCCGGTCCGATCGTTCCTGTGCACGGGGACTTCTACGAGGCAAACGTCTTCGTAGACCGGAAGCTGCCGAAGGTAACTGGGATCATTGACGTCGATTCGATGGGCCCAGGCCATCGGGTGGATGATCTCGCGTGCCTCCTTGGCCACCTTTCTGTGTTGCCGCACCTAGCGCCAGATTCCTATCCCAAAGTCAGTGCGGAGCTCCCTGTGTGGCTCGAAATGGCAGAGAGATCCGTAGATCCCGTGGCGCTCAACGCTCGCTGTGCAGGTGTGGTGCTCTCGCTGATTGCCGGTGCCAAACGCGTGGACGGTTCTGAATGGGAGCGGGACGCGCGTGGGCGGCTCGAGACATCCGAGATGTGGTTGGCTAGGGCGCGCAGCTGGCGAGATTCGCAAAGCTATCGCGAGGCGCGCGGATAA
- the rplL gene encoding 50S ribosomal protein L7/L12, with translation MAKLSTEELIAAFKELTLVELSDFVKAFEEEFDVTAAAPTAVAVAAAPAGEAAAEEEKDSFDVVLESVGDKKVAVIKEVRGLTSLGLKEAKDLVDAAPKAVLEGVNKEAADKAKEALEGAGATVTLK, from the coding sequence ATGGCTAAGCTCTCCACCGAAGAGCTCATTGCAGCATTCAAGGAGCTCACACTCGTCGAGCTCTCCGACTTCGTCAAGGCATTCGAGGAGGAGTTCGACGTTACCGCCGCTGCTCCCACCGCCGTTGCTGTTGCCGCAGCCCCCGCCGGCGAAGCCGCCGCTGAAGAAGAGAAGGACTCATTCGACGTCGTTCTCGAGTCCGTTGGCGACAAGAAGGTTGCAGTCATCAAGGAGGTGCGCGGCCTTACCTCCCTCGGTCTGAAGGAAGCTAAGGATCTCGTCGATGCAGCTCCTAAGGCTGTCCTCGAAGGCGTCAACAAGGAAGCTGCCGACAAGGCCAAGGAAGCTCTCGAGGGCGCTGGCGCAACCGTCACCCTCAAGTGA
- the rplJ gene encoding 50S ribosomal protein L10, with protein sequence MARTDKSAAIAELKENFENSSAVLLTEYRGLTVEQLKTLRRSLAGNAEYKVAKNTLANIAANQAGVEGLSDLLSGPTAIAFVTGEVSDAAKAIRDFAKDNPALIVKGGVLEGSVLSSDDVKKLADLESREVLLAKTAGVLKAALYQAAYVFQAPVSKAVRTIDALRAKEEAAA encoded by the coding sequence ATGGCAAGGACCGACAAGTCTGCAGCGATCGCTGAACTCAAGGAGAACTTTGAGAACTCCAGCGCCGTCCTGCTCACTGAATACCGCGGCCTGACCGTCGAGCAGCTCAAGACGCTGCGTCGTTCGCTCGCAGGCAATGCGGAGTACAAGGTCGCCAAGAATACGCTGGCAAACATTGCGGCAAACCAGGCAGGCGTCGAAGGTCTTTCTGATCTTCTCTCCGGCCCAACCGCAATTGCTTTCGTTACCGGTGAAGTTTCCGATGCCGCCAAGGCTATTCGCGACTTCGCCAAGGACAACCCGGCACTTATCGTCAAGGGCGGCGTTCTCGAGGGCAGCGTGCTCTCCAGCGACGACGTCAAGAAGCTTGCCGATCTCGAGTCCCGCGAGGTTTTGCTCGCGAAGACTGCGGGTGTGCTCAAGGCTGCCCTGTACCAGGCGGCATACGTTTTCCAGGCGCCAGTCTCCAAGGCTGTACGCACCATCGACGCGCTGCGCGCGAAGGAAGAGGCTGCTGCCTGA
- the rplK gene encoding 50S ribosomal protein L11, with amino-acid sequence MPPKKKATGFIKLQIPAGAATPAPPIGPALGQHGVNIMEFCKAYNAATESQRGNIVPVEITVYEDRSFTFVLKTPPAAELIKKAAGVAKGSATPNTVKVAHLTADQLREIAKTKQPDLNANDIDNAARIIAGTARSMGITSDAI; translated from the coding sequence ATGCCACCGAAGAAGAAGGCTACGGGCTTTATTAAGCTCCAGATTCCTGCTGGTGCAGCCACTCCTGCTCCGCCGATTGGCCCTGCCCTGGGCCAGCACGGCGTCAACATCATGGAGTTCTGCAAGGCGTACAACGCTGCGACTGAATCTCAGCGCGGCAACATCGTTCCTGTCGAAATCACTGTCTACGAAGATCGTTCGTTCACGTTCGTTCTCAAGACTCCTCCGGCAGCCGAACTCATCAAGAAGGCCGCTGGCGTTGCCAAGGGCTCTGCAACCCCCAACACCGTCAAGGTCGCGCACCTCACTGCTGATCAGCTTCGCGAGATCGCCAAGACTAAGCAGCCAGACCTCAATGCCAATGACATCGACAACGCTGCTCGCATCATCGCCGGCACTGCTCGTTCGATGGGCATCACGTCCGACGCAATCTGA
- the udk gene encoding uridine kinase, giving the protein MKTLVIGVAGGTGSGKTTLTQALMDAFPGQTAVIYHDAYYKAHPDLTYEERKALNWDAPESFDNDRMVQDLQKLVAGESIDMPLYDYSIYNPSEETKHVEPAPVIIVEGILIFAEPEICGLMDIKIFVDTDADVRILRRIKRDVIDRGRTLESVERQYLETVKPMHELYVEPSKHNADIIVPEGGRNLVALDMLIHRVRGAIEN; this is encoded by the coding sequence ATGAAGACCTTGGTCATTGGCGTCGCGGGCGGAACGGGAAGTGGGAAAACAACCCTCACCCAAGCACTCATGGATGCCTTTCCGGGCCAGACAGCCGTGATCTACCATGACGCCTACTACAAGGCGCACCCTGACCTCACGTATGAAGAGCGCAAGGCGCTCAACTGGGATGCGCCTGAGTCCTTTGACAACGATCGGATGGTCCAAGATCTGCAGAAGCTCGTGGCGGGGGAGTCCATTGACATGCCCCTTTACGACTACTCGATCTACAACCCATCCGAAGAGACAAAGCACGTTGAGCCCGCTCCCGTGATCATCGTTGAGGGCATTCTCATCTTCGCCGAACCGGAGATCTGCGGACTCATGGACATCAAGATCTTTGTTGATACCGACGCCGACGTGCGCATCCTCCGCCGCATCAAACGCGATGTTATCGACCGCGGGCGCACACTGGAATCTGTGGAACGCCAGTACCTTGAGACGGTTAAGCCGATGCATGAGCTATACGTGGAACCTTCCAAACACAACGCGGATATTATCGTTCCCGAAGGCGGCCGCAACCTCGTAGCCCTCGATATGCTCATCCATCGCGTGCGTGGAGCGATAGAAAACTGA
- the secE gene encoding preprotein translocase subunit SecE: MNEALSASSANKKAAAPKKRGLFARIALFFRQVLSELKKVQRPTRQELGQMFVTVIVFVVAIMVFVALLDAAFGRLTLWIFG; this comes from the coding sequence GTGAACGAAGCCCTCAGCGCCTCGAGCGCTAACAAGAAGGCCGCGGCACCCAAGAAGCGTGGCCTCTTCGCACGTATTGCTCTTTTCTTCCGTCAGGTTCTTTCAGAACTCAAGAAGGTTCAGCGCCCCACCCGTCAGGAACTGGGGCAGATGTTCGTGACAGTAATTGTGTTTGTCGTCGCCATCATGGTGTTCGTTGCGCTGCTTGACGCTGCGTTCGGACGGCTCACACTGTGGATCTTTGGATAG
- the rpoB gene encoding DNA-directed RNA polymerase subunit beta, giving the protein MAASRTYSLSALNGKPVVDRVSFAKIHEPLQVPDLLGLQTDSFGWLIGSDSWAAEHPGEQSGLEEIFEEISPIENAAQTMGLVLSAPHLEEPKYSIQECRERDLTYAAPLYVTAEFQNYETGEIKSQTTFIGDFPLMTDRGTFIVNGSERVVVSQLVRSPGVYFERVADKTSDKDIFSSRFIPSRGAWLEFEIDKRDAVGVRVDRKRKQSVTVFLKALGLSESEIRDSFSDFPILIETLEKDSVHTQEECLQDLYRKLRPGEPPTAEAGRTLLNNFYFNTKRYDTAKVGRYKINKKLGLPSESNSRQLGIEDITAALRYMLAIHAGSEEVVCAPGATAVAVETDDIDHFGNRRIRAVGELIQNQVRTGLARLDRMVRERMTTQETEAITPSSLINIRPIVAAIKEFFGTSQLSQFMDQNNPLAGLTHKRRLSALGPGGLSRDRAGMEVRDVHPSHYGRMCPIETPEGPNIGLIGSLASFARINQFGFIETPYRKVVDGQVTEQIDYLQADDEDRTVIAQAEAPLNATGHFVQDEALCRMPGGEPALVPVDEIGYMDVSARQMCSVGTAMIPFLEHDDANRALMGANMQRQAVPLIRPVAPFVGTGMEMRTAVDAGDATVAKAAGVVTEVEAEAIHIEQDDGKHVLYKMTKFDRSNPGNCTNQRVVVSEGDRVEAGTLLADGPATEGGELALGQNLLVAFMSWNGFNYEDAIILSERCVKDDLLTSIHIEEHEVDARDTKLGPEEITRDIPNVSEEMLSHLDEHGVIRIGAEVQAGDILVGKITPKGETELTSEERLLRAIFGEKAKEVRDTSLRVPHGESGIVIGVRQFTKDNNDELAADVNETVRVYIAQRRKITIGDKMAGRHGNKGVISRILPVEDMPFMADGTPVDIILNPLGVPGRMNLGQVYELHLGWVASQGWDATTPREAGEEWALRLGEGTVTGVPGQRVATPVFDGVQADEIDGLLCHTLPNRDGDVLVNPQGKAQLFDGRTGDPFPDPVSVGYMYMLKLHHLVDDKIHARSTGPYSMVTQQPLGGKAQFGGQRFGEMEVWALEAYGASHTLQEMLTIKSDDTVGRVKVYEAIVKGDNVPEPGIPESFKVLIQEMRSLCLNVEALDASGEAINLQDAEEDQFHTPEPVAMPTGLEDLTSGAEF; this is encoded by the coding sequence TTGGCTGCTTCGCGCACCTATTCGCTCTCCGCTCTCAATGGCAAGCCGGTTGTTGACCGTGTTTCCTTTGCCAAGATTCATGAGCCGCTGCAGGTGCCTGACCTGCTCGGTCTTCAGACTGACAGCTTTGGCTGGCTCATCGGATCGGATTCATGGGCGGCTGAGCACCCCGGTGAACAATCTGGACTTGAGGAGATCTTCGAGGAGATCTCACCGATCGAAAATGCCGCCCAAACTATGGGTCTTGTGCTTTCGGCGCCGCACCTGGAAGAACCGAAGTATTCGATTCAGGAATGCCGTGAGCGCGATCTGACGTACGCCGCTCCTTTGTATGTCACTGCCGAGTTCCAAAACTATGAGACCGGCGAAATCAAGTCGCAGACCACCTTCATTGGCGACTTCCCGCTCATGACTGACCGCGGCACCTTCATTGTCAATGGATCTGAGCGCGTGGTCGTCTCTCAGCTGGTCCGTTCACCCGGCGTGTACTTTGAGCGCGTAGCTGACAAGACGTCCGATAAGGACATCTTCTCCTCACGCTTCATTCCGTCACGTGGCGCATGGCTAGAGTTTGAGATTGACAAGCGCGATGCCGTAGGCGTTCGCGTGGACCGCAAGCGTAAGCAGTCTGTCACTGTCTTCCTCAAGGCTCTTGGCCTTTCTGAATCCGAGATTCGCGATAGCTTCAGCGATTTTCCGATCCTCATTGAGACTCTTGAGAAGGATTCGGTTCACACACAGGAAGAATGCCTTCAGGATCTCTACCGCAAGCTACGTCCAGGCGAACCGCCAACAGCGGAAGCAGGCCGCACGCTGCTGAACAACTTCTACTTCAACACGAAGCGCTATGACACCGCGAAGGTCGGCCGCTACAAGATCAACAAGAAGCTTGGTCTGCCGTCCGAATCAAACTCGCGTCAGCTTGGTATTGAAGACATCACTGCCGCTCTGCGCTACATGCTCGCTATCCACGCGGGGTCTGAGGAAGTCGTGTGTGCGCCGGGCGCTACGGCTGTGGCCGTTGAGACCGACGATATCGATCATTTCGGCAACCGCCGCATCCGCGCCGTTGGCGAACTGATTCAGAATCAGGTTCGTACTGGTTTGGCGCGTCTGGATCGTATGGTTCGCGAACGCATGACCACACAAGAGACGGAAGCCATTACGCCTTCTTCTCTTATCAACATTCGTCCGATCGTGGCAGCTATCAAGGAGTTCTTCGGAACGTCCCAGCTTTCCCAGTTCATGGATCAGAACAACCCGCTTGCGGGTCTGACCCACAAGCGCCGTCTTTCGGCTCTTGGTCCTGGTGGACTTTCCCGTGATCGCGCGGGCATGGAAGTTCGTGACGTCCATCCTTCCCACTACGGGCGCATGTGCCCCATCGAAACTCCTGAAGGCCCGAACATTGGCCTGATCGGTTCGTTGGCATCGTTCGCGCGTATCAACCAGTTTGGTTTCATCGAGACTCCGTACCGGAAGGTTGTTGACGGCCAGGTTACAGAGCAGATCGATTACCTTCAGGCCGACGACGAAGACCGCACGGTTATCGCCCAGGCTGAGGCCCCGCTTAATGCGACCGGTCACTTCGTCCAGGATGAAGCGCTGTGCCGTATGCCGGGTGGCGAACCCGCGCTGGTTCCTGTAGACGAAATCGGCTACATGGACGTTTCGGCACGCCAGATGTGCTCTGTTGGTACGGCAATGATTCCGTTCCTCGAGCACGACGATGCGAACCGAGCACTCATGGGCGCCAACATGCAGCGTCAGGCTGTGCCGCTCATTCGTCCCGTCGCACCATTCGTCGGCACCGGCATGGAGATGCGCACGGCTGTTGACGCCGGCGATGCCACCGTGGCAAAGGCAGCTGGCGTCGTAACCGAGGTGGAAGCGGAAGCAATCCACATCGAACAGGATGACGGCAAGCACGTCCTCTACAAGATGACCAAGTTTGATCGTTCAAACCCGGGCAACTGCACCAACCAGCGCGTTGTTGTCAGTGAAGGCGACCGGGTAGAAGCTGGAACGCTTCTAGCTGACGGCCCAGCCACTGAAGGCGGCGAGCTTGCGCTTGGCCAAAACCTTCTGGTCGCGTTCATGTCATGGAACGGCTTCAACTACGAAGACGCCATCATTCTGTCTGAGCGTTGCGTCAAGGATGACCTCCTGACTTCGATTCATATCGAAGAGCATGAGGTGGATGCCCGTGACACGAAGCTTGGACCGGAGGAAATCACTCGCGATATTCCGAACGTCTCCGAAGAGATGCTTTCCCATCTCGATGAACACGGTGTCATTCGAATCGGCGCTGAAGTTCAGGCTGGCGACATCCTCGTTGGCAAGATCACGCCAAAGGGTGAAACCGAACTGACCTCGGAAGAGCGCTTGCTTCGCGCCATCTTTGGCGAGAAGGCCAAGGAAGTTCGTGACACTTCGTTGCGTGTTCCTCATGGTGAGTCCGGAATCGTGATTGGCGTTCGCCAGTTCACGAAGGACAACAATGATGAACTTGCTGCGGATGTCAATGAAACCGTGCGGGTATACATTGCTCAGCGCCGCAAGATCACCATTGGTGACAAGATGGCAGGACGCCACGGTAACAAGGGCGTCATCTCGCGCATCCTTCCCGTTGAAGACATGCCGTTCATGGCCGATGGAACTCCAGTTGACATCATCCTCAACCCACTAGGTGTTCCTGGCCGAATGAACCTCGGTCAGGTCTACGAACTCCACTTGGGTTGGGTTGCCAGCCAAGGTTGGGACGCCACGACTCCACGTGAGGCGGGCGAGGAATGGGCATTGCGTTTGGGCGAAGGCACTGTGACAGGTGTTCCTGGTCAGCGCGTTGCAACTCCAGTATTCGATGGCGTTCAGGCTGACGAAATCGATGGTCTGCTTTGCCATACATTGCCGAACCGCGATGGTGACGTTCTGGTTAACCCGCAAGGCAAGGCTCAGCTGTTTGACGGCCGCACTGGCGATCCCTTCCCGGATCCGGTTTCAGTTGGCTACATGTACATGCTGAAGCTGCACCACCTTGTGGATGACAAGATCCACGCCCGTTCGACTGGTCCGTACTCGATGGTTACGCAGCAGCCGCTCGGTGGTAAGGCTCAGTTTGGTGGTCAGCGCTTTGGTGAGATGGAGGTGTGGGCCCTGGAAGCATACGGTGCCTCGCATACTCTCCAGGAGATGCTGACGATCAAGTCTGACGATACGGTCGGTCGAGTCAAGGTCTATGAAGCCATTGTGAAGGGCGACAACGTCCCTGAACCTGGCATTCCTGAGTCTTTCAAGGTCCTCATTCAGGAAATGCGTTCGCTGTGCCTGAACGTCGAAGCACTCGACGCCAGTGGCGAAGCAATCAACCTGCAAGATGCCGAAGAAGACCAGTTCCACACCCCTGAGCCAGTTGCAATGCCAACCGGCCTCGAGGATCTGACGTCCGGAGCTGAGTTCTAA
- a CDS encoding pyridoxal phosphate-dependent aminotransferase, which produces MTTSTPARRVSARLAAIQESATLAVDAKAKALKAAGRPIIGFGAGEPNFPTPDFVVEAAVEAARDPKNHKYSPAKGLPELRKAIAEKTLADSGVVVDPNNIVVTNGGKQAVYQAFAALLDEGDEVILPAPYWTTYPEAIRLSGGVPVEVFAGPDQNYRVTVDQLEAARTPATKILLLCSPSNPTGAVYTEEELTAVGTWALEHGIWVISDEIYEHLTYGIKNTYILAAVPELADQTIVLNGVAKTYAMTGWRVGWMYGPADVIKAATNMQSHTTSNVANVSQRAALAALTGPQEVVGQMREAFDRRRKLIVSMLREIEGVEVPEPQGAFYVYPNVEALLGRDINGRVATNTSELATIILEDAEVAVVPGEAFGASGYLRLSYALSDEDLVEGITRLQKLFA; this is translated from the coding sequence GTGACCACATCTACTCCAGCTCGCCGCGTTTCGGCCCGGCTCGCAGCTATTCAGGAATCTGCTACTCTCGCCGTCGATGCGAAGGCCAAGGCTCTCAAGGCAGCCGGCCGGCCCATCATTGGTTTCGGCGCTGGTGAACCCAACTTTCCCACACCGGACTTCGTGGTAGAAGCCGCCGTCGAAGCCGCTCGCGATCCAAAGAATCACAAGTACTCCCCCGCCAAGGGGCTCCCAGAGCTTCGCAAGGCCATCGCTGAGAAGACGCTCGCTGATTCCGGTGTGGTGGTTGACCCGAACAACATCGTCGTAACCAACGGAGGAAAGCAGGCCGTCTACCAGGCCTTTGCTGCGCTCCTTGACGAAGGCGATGAGGTTATCCTCCCAGCCCCATACTGGACCACCTATCCCGAAGCCATCCGCTTGTCTGGTGGCGTCCCCGTCGAAGTATTCGCCGGGCCCGATCAGAACTACCGCGTCACTGTGGATCAGCTAGAGGCCGCGCGCACGCCAGCCACCAAGATCTTGCTCCTGTGTTCGCCATCTAACCCAACAGGTGCCGTCTACACCGAAGAAGAGCTCACGGCGGTCGGCACGTGGGCGCTTGAACACGGCATCTGGGTGATCAGTGACGAAATCTATGAGCATCTAACCTATGGGATCAAGAACACCTACATCCTCGCAGCAGTTCCCGAGCTTGCCGACCAGACGATCGTTTTGAACGGTGTTGCAAAGACCTACGCCATGACGGGTTGGCGCGTGGGCTGGATGTATGGCCCAGCTGACGTCATCAAGGCTGCAACGAACATGCAGTCGCATACCACGTCCAACGTGGCCAACGTTTCACAGCGTGCGGCACTAGCGGCGCTCACTGGCCCCCAAGAAGTAGTTGGTCAGATGCGCGAGGCATTCGATCGGCGCCGCAAGCTGATCGTTTCTATGCTTCGCGAGATTGAGGGAGTTGAGGTTCCAGAACCTCAGGGCGCCTTCTATGTTTATCCAAATGTTGAGGCCCTGCTTGGCCGCGATATCAACGGACGGGTGGCCACCAACACCTCGGAGTTAGCCACAATCATCCTCGAGGATGCAGAAGTTGCGGTAGTTCCAGGCGAGGCGTTTGGCGCCTCCGGGTACCTCCGTTTGTCCTACGCACTCTCGGACGAAGACCTCGTTGAGGGCATAACTCGCCTCCAGAAGCTCTTTGCGTAA
- the rplA gene encoding 50S ribosomal protein L1, whose product MAKRSKNYRNSAEKIADGVLYSPTEAIRLAKETSTTKFDSSVEVMFRLGVDPRKADQMVRGTVNLPHGTGKTARVIVFAVGPRAQEAIDAGADEVGGDELIEKVAAGYTDFDAAVATPDLMGRVGRLGRVLGPRGLMPNPKTGTVTMDVAKAVSDIKGGRIEFRVDRYGNLGFIIGKTSFSEDQLLENYTAAREEILRLKPATSKGRYILKGTVSTTMGPGIPLDLSKLRARLADDAA is encoded by the coding sequence ATGGCTAAGCGCTCAAAGAATTACCGCAACTCTGCTGAGAAGATTGCCGACGGCGTCCTCTACAGCCCCACTGAGGCAATTCGCCTCGCCAAGGAGACATCGACCACCAAGTTCGATTCCTCCGTTGAAGTCATGTTCCGTCTCGGTGTTGACCCTCGTAAGGCCGACCAAATGGTTCGTGGCACCGTCAATCTTCCTCACGGCACCGGCAAGACCGCTAGGGTCATCGTCTTCGCCGTTGGTCCACGTGCACAGGAAGCAATTGACGCCGGCGCTGATGAAGTTGGTGGCGACGAGCTCATTGAAAAGGTGGCCGCTGGCTACACCGATTTCGATGCGGCAGTTGCAACCCCAGACCTCATGGGTCGCGTTGGCCGCCTCGGCCGCGTGCTCGGCCCGCGTGGTCTTATGCCAAACCCGAAGACCGGCACCGTGACCATGGATGTGGCCAAGGCTGTTTCGGACATCAAGGGTGGACGTATCGAGTTCCGTGTTGACCGTTACGGCAACCTCGGCTTCATCATTGGCAAGACGTCGTTCTCTGAAGATCAACTTCTGGAGAACTACACCGCTGCCCGCGAAGAGATCCTTCGTCTCAAGCCGGCCACATCTAAGGGCCGTTACATCCTCAAGGGAACCGTTTCCACCACCATGGGTCCTGGAATCCCGCTGGATCTGAGCAAGCTTCGCGCTCGTCTCGCAGACGACGCCGCCTGA